One Trichosurus vulpecula isolate mTriVul1 chromosome 7, mTriVul1.pri, whole genome shotgun sequence genomic region harbors:
- the LOC118856144 gene encoding taste receptor type 2 member 7-like gives MLSSGEKVFMALATVEFILGILVNGFIVLMNCIKWVKSKKLPPSELILLSLAISQIGLLCTLVWDSYFSVISTDVYTQVRIIDIFLLVTHTSNIWFATVLSIFYFLKITNFSNPFFLWMKRRIDRMVFRLLWGPLIICFSIGFLMVERIYYYYGSLFSRGKERNVSQEVQVSKSMLLMFQVLFGLLSLIPFTLSTISFSLFIVSLWRHTQQMQLNGSGSRDTSIEAHVQAMKAVSSFLILFLLYYVGLFMSYLSSPPEDNKLLLELGMPIMLLYPFGHSLILILGNSKLRKTALRMSWLIR, from the coding sequence ATGCTAAGTAGTGGGGAGAAAGTTTTTATGGCTCTGGCAACTGTGGAATTTATATTGGGCATTCTAGTAAATGGATTCATTGTTCTGATGAATTGTATTAAATGGGTTAAGAGCAAGAAACTGCCACCAAGTGAACTCATCCTCCTCAGTCTGGCCATCTCCCAAATTGGACTGTTGTGTACATTAGTATGGGATAGCTATTTCAGTGTAATCTCTACCGATGTATACACCCAAGTAAGAATAATTGATATCTTCTTGTTAGTGACTCACACTTCAAATATTTGGTTTGCCACTGTCCTCAGCATCTTCTACTTCCTGAAGATCACCAACTTCTCTAatcccttctttctctggatgaaaagAAGAATTGACAGGATGGTCTTCAGGCTTCTTTGGGGGCctttaattatttgtttttccattggCTTTCTAATGGTGGAGAGAATATATTATTACTATGGAAGCCTCTTTagtagaggaaaggagagaaatgtgtCCCAGGAGGTCCAAGTGAGTAAAAGTATGTTACTCATGTTCCAGGTTCTCTTTGGCCTTCTGAGTCTTATTCCTTTCACTCTATCTACAATCTCCTTCTCCCTATTCATTGTCTCCCTATGGAGGCATACCCAACAGATGCAACTCAATGGCTCAGGTTCCAGAGACACAAGCATAGAAGCACATGTTCAAGCCATGAAAGCTGTGtcttccttcctcatcctctttttattgtactatgttggTCTCTTCATGAGCTACTTGAGCAGCCCGCCTGAAGATAATAAACTGCTTTTAGAATTAGGCATGCCAATCATGTTGCTCTATCCCTTTGGCCACTCACTGATCCTGATTCTGGGGAACAGCAAACTGAGAAAGACTGCCCTGAGGATGTCATGGCTGATAAGGTAG